The following proteins come from a genomic window of Shewanella halifaxensis HAW-EB4:
- a CDS encoding methyl-accepting chemotaxis protein produces the protein MMVALILTLITVCGSYTFYSIYPLSKSWSSYQEQVSMRQQLLMSIKANFGYGGMIHNFKNYVLRGQDKYLPKIENDFKNLLDDIAKYQLLEGVSPQESKALDSITEVASNYYSNSKRISHFFADGESPQYVDSVAKISDKAALEGFEVLDKHYQALTQEYSSRINGAISSATMATVTGLLLVALVITFVLLWLYRSLIPPLLTLNQTMTEIAEGEGDLSVRIEVEKDDELGGVAKAFNLFVSKLEVIIAEEKKIIAQINSSAEDLQEVTQSSNSAIESQLSNTEMLATAINEMTATVQDVAENAVMASDAAVKVNTSAHEGHRAVNNTVEQILNVHQHIDQASNVIHEVNKASENIDQVLNVISGIAQQTNLLALNAAIEAARAGESGRGFAVVADEVRGLAQRTSTSLEDIKQIIEQLQTGANSAVASIELGVNEASNASEIARVAGTSIDGIVESIQSVESMNLQIATATEEQNTVAEEMNKSVHDISTMTSSIYDGSQQISKQSHNLAQTTKRLKQLVGSFKTQVS, from the coding sequence ATGATGGTTGCGCTCATCTTGACGCTTATTACAGTTTGCGGCAGCTACACCTTTTACTCCATATATCCCCTTTCCAAAAGCTGGAGCAGTTATCAAGAGCAAGTCTCCATGCGCCAACAGCTATTGATGAGTATTAAGGCAAACTTTGGCTATGGCGGAATGATCCACAATTTCAAGAACTATGTTTTGCGAGGACAAGATAAGTACCTACCAAAAATAGAAAATGACTTCAAAAACCTACTCGATGATATTGCAAAGTACCAGCTACTTGAAGGCGTAAGCCCACAAGAAAGCAAGGCTCTAGATTCAATCACTGAAGTTGCTAGTAACTATTATTCAAACAGCAAACGTATTAGTCATTTTTTTGCTGACGGGGAGTCACCACAATATGTCGATTCAGTAGCGAAGATAAGCGACAAGGCTGCATTAGAAGGCTTTGAAGTGCTCGATAAACATTATCAAGCACTCACACAGGAATACAGTTCGCGGATCAATGGAGCGATTAGCTCGGCGACAATGGCTACCGTTACCGGGCTCTTGCTGGTTGCATTGGTTATTACGTTTGTGCTGTTATGGCTTTATCGCTCACTTATTCCTCCACTACTGACACTCAATCAAACGATGACAGAGATAGCTGAAGGTGAAGGCGATCTTAGCGTAAGAATAGAGGTGGAAAAAGATGACGAATTAGGTGGCGTTGCCAAAGCATTTAACCTGTTCGTATCTAAGCTCGAAGTGATTATCGCCGAAGAAAAGAAGATTATCGCTCAGATAAACTCCAGCGCCGAAGACTTACAAGAAGTCACGCAAAGCAGTAACAGTGCCATTGAATCTCAACTCAGTAATACCGAGATGCTTGCCACCGCGATTAATGAGATGACAGCGACGGTTCAAGACGTTGCAGAAAATGCCGTGATGGCGTCAGACGCCGCAGTAAAGGTTAATACCAGCGCCCATGAGGGGCATAGGGCTGTCAACAATACGGTAGAACAGATCCTTAATGTACACCAGCATATCGACCAAGCATCAAACGTGATCCACGAAGTGAACAAGGCATCAGAAAATATCGATCAGGTACTAAACGTCATATCGGGTATTGCCCAACAAACCAATCTTTTAGCATTGAATGCTGCCATCGAAGCAGCTAGAGCCGGTGAATCAGGACGCGGTTTCGCCGTGGTTGCCGATGAAGTTAGGGGATTAGCACAGAGAACCTCAACCTCGCTTGAGGATATCAAGCAGATAATTGAGCAGTTGCAAACCGGTGCCAATAGCGCTGTCGCGTCAATAGAGCTTGGTGTAAATGAAGCATCTAACGCCTCTGAAATCGCTAGAGTTGCAGGCACAAGCATCGATGGCATCGTTGAATCAATTCAATCGGTTGAGAGTATGAACTTGCAAATAGCGACGGCAACAGAGGAACAAAATACCGTTGCCGAAGAGATGAACAAAAGTGTACACGATATCTCGACCATGACGTCATCAATTTATGATGGTTCGCAGCAGATCTCAAAGCAGAGCCATAATTTAGCGCAGACGACCAAGAGGTTAAAACAGCTAGTTGGCAGCTTTAAGACTCAAGTTAGTTAA
- the xseA gene encoding exodeoxyribonuclease VII large subunit produces MKTPKNDVYTVSRLNGEVRQLLEGQLGRIWLNAEISNFAAPGSGHWYLTLKDNFSQIRCAMFKGRNQAVTFRPANGQQVLVKGNISVYEPRGDYQLLIESMLPAGDGLLAQQYEALKMKLAAEGLFASDTKRSLPANIQRIGVVTSPTGAAIRDILHVLARRDASIEVIIYPTPVQGTDAAKSICDAINLANSRREVDVLLVTRGGGSLEDLWSFNDEGLAHTLYNSGIPVVSAVGHEVDMTISDYVADLRAPTPSAGAELLSKDADNKAQKLLSQLSRLKQSWQHYQLKKQNQLQACEHRLQKQDPQRRLQMYEQSFDEMQLRLQQAMQTKLHAYTLKQQNLSSRLASQSPQHRLDLEAQRLSYLSAKLNGAMIDKLKMSEQRLAHRAQQLDTVSPLATLSRGYSITLTGEGKVVQSPSDTCVGDTLTTRLRDGSVTSTVVEVG; encoded by the coding sequence ATGAAAACCCCAAAAAACGATGTTTATACCGTCTCTCGCCTCAATGGTGAAGTTAGACAACTTTTAGAGGGTCAGCTTGGCCGTATATGGCTAAATGCTGAAATTTCAAACTTTGCCGCACCGGGATCTGGCCATTGGTATTTAACGCTCAAGGACAATTTCTCCCAAATTCGTTGTGCCATGTTTAAGGGCCGTAACCAAGCCGTCACCTTTCGTCCTGCCAACGGCCAGCAAGTATTAGTTAAGGGCAATATCAGCGTTTACGAGCCCCGTGGTGACTACCAGCTGCTTATTGAGTCGATGCTGCCAGCAGGAGACGGTCTGCTAGCTCAGCAGTATGAAGCATTAAAGATGAAACTTGCCGCAGAAGGATTGTTTGCCAGCGACACTAAGCGGTCCCTGCCCGCAAATATCCAAAGAATTGGTGTGGTCACCTCACCCACTGGCGCGGCCATTCGCGACATCTTGCATGTACTGGCGCGCCGTGACGCCTCCATTGAAGTCATCATCTACCCGACTCCTGTGCAAGGCACAGACGCCGCAAAAAGTATTTGTGATGCCATCAACCTGGCTAACTCTCGTCGCGAGGTGGATGTATTACTGGTCACCCGTGGCGGCGGCTCATTAGAGGACTTATGGAGTTTTAACGACGAAGGCTTAGCGCATACCCTCTATAACAGCGGTATTCCTGTAGTATCGGCCGTCGGCCACGAAGTGGACATGACCATTAGTGATTATGTTGCCGACCTTCGCGCCCCGACCCCCTCTGCTGGCGCAGAGCTATTATCGAAAGATGCCGACAACAAGGCACAAAAGCTGTTATCGCAGTTATCGCGCCTAAAACAGAGCTGGCAGCATTATCAGTTAAAGAAGCAAAATCAACTGCAAGCTTGTGAACATCGCCTGCAAAAACAAGATCCGCAGCGCCGTCTGCAGATGTACGAGCAAAGCTTTGATGAGATGCAGCTGCGCCTACAACAAGCAATGCAAACCAAGTTACATGCTTATACCTTAAAGCAACAGAACCTAAGTAGCCGACTAGCCAGTCAGTCGCCGCAGCATAGGCTCGACCTTGAAGCCCAGCGTTTGAGTTATCTCAGTGCCAAGCTCAATGGTGCCATGATTGATAAGTTAAAGATGAGTGAGCAGCGCCTCGCCCACCGTGCGCAGCAGTTAGATACTGTGAGTCCGTTAGCCACACTCAGTCGCGGCTACAGCATCACCTTAACGGGTGAGGGAAAAGTGGTGCAATCACCGAGTGATACGTGTGTGGGGGATACGCTTACCACACGGTTACGTGATGGGAGTGTGACTTCCACTGTGGTTGAAGTGGGTTAA
- the guaB gene encoding IMP dehydrogenase, translated as MLRLKKEALTFDDVLLVPAHSTVLPNTAVLKTRLTNKIELNTPIVSAAMDTVTEARLAIAIAQEGGLGFIHKNMTIEQQAEEVRKVKIYEAGIVQQPVTVTPTTTLADLKLLTEKNGFAGYPVVNEANELVGIITGRDVRFITDWSRTVDQVMTPKERLVTVLEGTKLDEVQKLMHSHRVEKVLVVDDNFKLKGLITVKDFQKAERKPNACKDELGRLRVGAAVGAGPGNEARVDALVLAGVDILLIDSSHGHSEGVLQRIRDTRAKYPDLQIVGGNVATAEGAIALVEAGVNAVKVGIGPGSICTTRIVTGVGVPQITAVSDAAAAVKHLDIPVIADGGIRFSGDLAKALAAGASCIMAGSMFAGTEEAPGETELYNGRAYKSYRGMGSLGAMTQTQGSSDRYFQSDNAADKLVPEGIEGRVAYKGKLKEIIHQHMGGLRSCMGLTGCATIKELNEKAEFVKITAAGMGESHVHDVTISKEAPNYSPRS; from the coding sequence ATGTTAAGATTGAAAAAAGAAGCGTTAACTTTTGATGATGTGTTGCTGGTTCCGGCACACTCTACCGTCCTCCCAAATACAGCTGTTTTAAAAACACGCCTGACGAATAAGATTGAGTTGAATACTCCGATCGTTTCTGCTGCTATGGATACTGTTACTGAAGCTCGCTTGGCAATTGCTATTGCGCAAGAAGGTGGCTTAGGTTTTATCCATAAAAACATGACGATTGAGCAACAAGCTGAAGAAGTTCGCAAAGTAAAAATTTACGAAGCGGGCATCGTTCAGCAGCCAGTGACCGTGACTCCTACTACTACACTAGCCGATCTTAAGTTATTGACTGAGAAAAATGGTTTCGCAGGTTACCCTGTAGTAAACGAAGCTAACGAATTAGTGGGTATCATTACTGGTCGTGACGTACGCTTTATCACTGACTGGTCTCGTACGGTTGACCAAGTGATGACACCTAAAGAGCGCCTAGTGACAGTTCTAGAAGGGACTAAACTGGATGAAGTTCAAAAGCTGATGCATTCTCACCGTGTTGAGAAAGTTTTGGTTGTTGATGATAACTTCAAGCTTAAAGGCCTTATCACAGTAAAAGATTTCCAAAAAGCTGAGCGTAAGCCAAACGCATGTAAAGACGAGTTAGGTCGTTTACGTGTTGGCGCTGCTGTTGGTGCGGGCCCGGGTAACGAAGCGCGTGTTGACGCACTGGTACTCGCTGGTGTTGATATCTTGCTTATTGACTCATCACACGGACATTCAGAAGGCGTTTTACAACGTATTCGTGATACGCGTGCTAAATATCCTGACTTACAGATTGTGGGCGGTAACGTCGCGACGGCTGAAGGTGCAATCGCACTGGTTGAAGCGGGCGTAAACGCAGTTAAAGTGGGTATTGGTCCTGGCTCTATCTGTACGACTCGTATCGTAACAGGTGTGGGTGTACCACAAATTACAGCAGTATCTGATGCTGCTGCTGCGGTTAAACACCTTGATATCCCAGTGATTGCCGATGGCGGTATTCGTTTCTCTGGTGACCTAGCTAAAGCATTAGCAGCGGGTGCATCATGCATCATGGCGGGTTCTATGTTTGCTGGTACTGAAGAAGCTCCGGGTGAAACTGAGCTATATAACGGCCGCGCTTATAAGTCATACCGTGGTATGGGTTCACTAGGTGCAATGACACAGACTCAAGGTTCGTCTGACCGTTATTTCCAAAGTGATAACGCTGCAGACAAGCTAGTACCTGAAGGTATTGAAGGTCGTGTTGCTTACAAAGGTAAGCTAAAAGAGATCATTCACCAGCACATGGGCGGTTTACGTTCATGCATGGGCCTAACGGGTTGTGCAACCATTAAAGAGCTAAACGAGAAAGCGGAATTTGTTAAAATCACTGCAGCGGGTATGGGCGAGTCTCATGTTCACGACGTGACTATCAGCAAAGAAGCGCCTAACTATAGCCCTCGTTCTTAA
- the guaA gene encoding glutamine-hydrolyzing GMP synthase → MSNIHEHKILILDFGSQYTQLIARRIREIGVYCELWAWDVSEEQIREFAPNGIILAGGPESVTAENSPRAPEYVFNAGVPVLGICYGMQTMSEQLGGKVIQGVGEGEFGYAQVEVQTESALFKAIEDAVSETGKPLLDVWMSHGDKVSAIPEGFVAVAKTETCPFAAMANEDKQFYGVQFHPEVTHTRQGKRMLEHFALEICACAANWKPASIIEDAIERLKAQIGDDEVILGLSGGVDSSVVAMLLHRAIGDKLTCVFVDNGLLRLNEAEQVMEMFGDHFGLNIVHVDAENRFLDAMAGEAEPEAKRKIIGRVFVEIFDEESKKCVNAKWLAQGTIYPDVIESAGSATGKAHCIKSHHNVGGLPDDMEMGLVEPLRELFKDEVRKIGLELGLPYNMLYRHPFPGPGLGVRVLGEVKKEYCDLLRLADAIFIEELHKADLYNKVSQAFTVFLPVRSVGVMGDGRKYDWVVSLRAVETIDFMTAHWAHLPYDFLGRVSNRIINEVNGISRVVYDISGKPPATIEWE, encoded by the coding sequence ATGAGCAACATTCATGAGCATAAGATCCTCATTTTAGATTTTGGATCGCAATACACTCAACTGATCGCCCGTCGTATTCGTGAAATCGGTGTGTATTGTGAACTTTGGGCTTGGGATGTTTCTGAAGAGCAAATTCGTGAATTTGCTCCAAACGGCATTATCTTAGCCGGTGGCCCTGAAAGTGTTACCGCTGAGAACTCACCACGCGCTCCAGAATATGTGTTTAACGCTGGCGTACCAGTACTCGGTATTTGTTACGGCATGCAAACCATGTCTGAGCAGCTTGGCGGTAAAGTGATCCAAGGTGTGGGTGAAGGTGAGTTTGGTTACGCTCAAGTAGAAGTACAAACTGAATCTGCACTATTTAAAGCTATCGAAGATGCGGTTAGCGAAACGGGCAAGCCACTACTTGATGTATGGATGAGCCACGGTGACAAGGTGTCTGCAATTCCTGAAGGTTTTGTTGCCGTTGCTAAAACTGAAACTTGTCCGTTTGCCGCTATGGCCAATGAAGATAAGCAGTTCTACGGCGTTCAGTTCCACCCTGAAGTGACTCACACTCGTCAAGGTAAGCGCATGCTTGAGCATTTTGCTCTAGAAATTTGTGCTTGTGCTGCAAACTGGAAACCTGCTTCAATCATCGAAGATGCGATTGAGCGCTTAAAAGCTCAGATCGGTGATGATGAAGTTATCTTAGGTCTATCTGGTGGTGTGGATTCATCCGTTGTTGCTATGCTACTACACCGCGCGATTGGCGATAAGCTAACTTGTGTGTTCGTTGATAACGGACTACTGCGTCTTAACGAAGCTGAGCAAGTCATGGAGATGTTTGGTGATCATTTTGGTCTAAACATCGTTCATGTTGATGCTGAAAACCGTTTCTTAGATGCAATGGCTGGCGAAGCTGAGCCTGAAGCAAAGCGTAAGATCATCGGCCGCGTATTTGTTGAAATCTTCGATGAAGAGTCAAAGAAATGCGTTAACGCTAAATGGCTAGCTCAAGGCACTATCTATCCAGATGTGATTGAGTCTGCAGGTAGCGCAACCGGCAAGGCACATTGCATTAAGTCTCACCATAACGTTGGCGGTTTGCCTGATGATATGGAAATGGGTCTGGTTGAGCCATTACGTGAACTATTTAAAGATGAAGTACGTAAGATAGGTCTAGAGTTAGGCCTTCCATACAATATGCTTTATCGTCATCCGTTCCCAGGACCAGGTCTTGGTGTACGTGTACTTGGCGAAGTAAAGAAAGAGTACTGTGACTTGCTACGTTTAGCCGATGCGATTTTTATCGAAGAGCTACATAAAGCCGACCTTTATAACAAGGTTAGCCAAGCATTTACCGTGTTCCTACCAGTACGCTCTGTTGGCGTAATGGGCGATGGTCGTAAGTACGACTGGGTTGTATCACTACGTGCAGTTGAAACTATCGACTTTATGACAGCGCATTGGGCACACCTACCTTATGATTTCCTAGGTCGTGTATCTAACCGTATCATTAATGAAGTAAACGGTATTTCTCGTGTAGTTTACGATATTTCAGGTAAGCCACCAGCAACGATTGAATGGGAATAA
- the tadA gene encoding tRNA adenosine(34) deaminase TadA: MSQEQQDIHFMKMAMDMAIKAEEKGEVPVGAVLVKDGEVLSAGFNFSIGLHDPSAHAEMQCLRQAGQIMQNYRLLDTTLYVTLEPCAMCAGAIVHSRIGRLVFGAKDEKTGAAGTVIDIVRHSAFNHQVEVSSGVLESECSEQLSAFFKRRRKEIKAAKVLAKQQALNADVKD; the protein is encoded by the coding sequence TTGTCACAAGAGCAACAGGATATTCATTTCATGAAAATGGCGATGGATATGGCGATAAAGGCGGAAGAGAAGGGCGAAGTGCCTGTTGGTGCGGTTTTAGTTAAAGATGGAGAAGTACTCAGCGCTGGATTTAACTTCAGCATTGGTTTACATGACCCTAGTGCTCATGCAGAAATGCAGTGTTTGCGCCAAGCTGGACAGATAATGCAAAACTACCGTTTACTCGACACAACCCTGTACGTGACGCTTGAGCCCTGTGCCATGTGCGCTGGTGCCATAGTGCACTCTCGGATCGGCCGTTTAGTATTCGGCGCTAAAGACGAAAAAACGGGCGCCGCGGGTACCGTTATCGATATCGTGCGCCACAGTGCTTTTAACCATCAGGTTGAAGTTAGCTCTGGCGTGCTTGAATCTGAGTGTAGCGAGCAACTCAGCGCTTTTTTCAAGCGCCGAAGAAAAGAGATCAAAGCTGCGAAAGTCTTGGCTAAGCAGCAGGCCCTAAACGCTGACGTTAAAGATTAA
- the mltF gene encoding membrane-bound lytic murein transglycosylase MltF: MKKLLLILCCITLLAACQKVVVEQEEPVFIPEPTELVVGTLYGPQIYFTSGQGDSGYDYEMAERFAKYLNLKLKMRAFANISELYAAMRSGEIDIIAAGLGDTPARREQFRVGPPLYRVDQVLVYRQGTPVPKNINSLNGEITVITDSSFVDTLTDLQKSNPDLVWNQEKDKDAEELLTMIAAGDIPYTIADSTSLDINRRFMPELREGLVLKKKQPVVWLLPANNSDKLMSQLLAFWHIEKRSGTLAHLNEKYFAHVKRFDYVDTRAFIRAIDNKLPKYQSTFEKYAGDIDWRKLAATAYQESHWNPNARSPTGVRGLMMLTLPTAKQVGIKNRLDPYQSIQGGAKYLNSMLERLPESIPDSQRMWFALASYNIGLGHVEDARKLAQTQGLNPSAWRDVKSVLPLLQKRKYYKKTRYGYARGNEAVHYVDSIRRYYDTLVWIDNQNMLLELKKENIQMAENLEQKTEAAQPQQP; encoded by the coding sequence TTTATCCCTGAGCCAACCGAGTTAGTTGTTGGTACGCTATATGGCCCACAGATTTATTTCACCTCAGGTCAGGGCGACTCAGGTTACGACTATGAAATGGCAGAGCGGTTCGCTAAATACCTCAATCTTAAATTAAAAATGAGAGCCTTTGCCAATATTAGTGAACTGTATGCAGCAATGCGAAGTGGCGAAATTGATATCATTGCCGCAGGCCTTGGTGATACACCGGCCAGACGAGAACAGTTTAGGGTTGGCCCACCACTTTATCGCGTTGATCAAGTCTTGGTTTACCGTCAGGGTACCCCTGTACCTAAGAACATTAATTCGCTCAACGGTGAAATCACCGTCATTACCGACTCCTCCTTTGTAGATACCTTAACTGATCTACAAAAGTCCAATCCAGACTTGGTGTGGAACCAAGAAAAAGATAAAGATGCGGAAGAATTACTCACCATGATCGCCGCTGGAGACATCCCTTATACCATTGCAGATTCAACCAGTTTAGACATCAACAGACGTTTTATGCCTGAACTGCGTGAAGGGTTAGTGCTGAAAAAGAAACAACCTGTGGTATGGCTGCTCCCTGCGAATAATAGCGACAAGTTAATGAGCCAATTATTGGCATTTTGGCATATAGAAAAACGTAGCGGCACCTTAGCGCATCTCAATGAGAAATACTTTGCCCATGTAAAACGCTTTGATTATGTCGATACCCGCGCTTTTATTCGTGCTATCGACAATAAACTACCAAAGTACCAAAGTACCTTCGAGAAGTACGCCGGAGATATTGATTGGCGCAAGCTCGCGGCGACGGCTTATCAAGAGTCTCATTGGAATCCGAATGCACGTTCACCCACTGGCGTGCGTGGCCTGATGATGCTCACCTTGCCCACCGCTAAACAAGTCGGCATTAAAAACCGTCTCGATCCATACCAGAGTATTCAAGGTGGCGCCAAATACCTTAATAGCATGCTTGAGCGACTCCCAGAGTCTATTCCAGATAGCCAGCGCATGTGGTTTGCCCTCGCATCCTACAATATTGGACTTGGTCATGTTGAAGATGCGCGCAAACTGGCACAGACTCAAGGATTAAATCCGAGTGCATGGCGCGATGTGAAATCAGTCTTACCACTGCTGCAAAAGCGTAAATACTACAAAAAAACCCGTTACGGTTATGCTCGTGGCAATGAAGCGGTACATTATGTCGATAGCATTCGTCGCTACTACGACACCCTAGTGTGGATAGATAACCAGAATATGTTATTAGAATTAAAGAAAGAAAACATTCAAATGGCAGAAAACCTTGAGCAAAAGACTGAAGCTGCACAACCGCAACAACCTTGA